One window of the Shewanella maritima genome contains the following:
- a CDS encoding zinc ribbon domain-containing protein YjdM, protein MSNIPPCPKCESEYVYEDGSLLICPECAHEWNPNEVIEDPDAIILKDAVGNLLAEEDKVTLIKDLKVKGSSLVLKVGTKAVIKRFVDADHDIDCKVDGHGQMMLKSKFVRKQN, encoded by the coding sequence ATGAGCAATATCCCACCATGCCCAAAATGTGAGTCTGAATATGTATATGAAGACGGTTCACTACTAATCTGCCCTGAGTGTGCTCATGAGTGGAACCCAAATGAAGTGATTGAAGACCCAGATGCAATCATTTTAAAAGATGCAGTAGGCAACCTACTGGCTGAAGAGGACAAGGTAACCTTAATTAAAGACCTTAAAGTAAAAGGTTCTTCACTGGTACTAAAAGTAGGCACTAAAGCGGTTATAAAGCGCTTTGTAGACGCTGACCACGACATTGATTGTAAAGTAGATGGTCACGGCCAAATGATGCTGAAATCTAAGTTTGTGCGTAAGCAAAACTGA
- a CDS encoding EAL domain-containing protein, translating to MFALLLCLLPIQTWLINHLASDSLEPHTLTVSLPLPDSTLELNGISQPTNIDKIFISGNFSDWYSDDPFYQMQQVDENRWQYQLALHPGLVEYKMAIYLKDSPDPVWITDPSNPDTAENPWGGINSVLNVPDWPKIRITTKLFTLSLLGAILLFFCLEPILYWLLHLNMPFHRKLMWANLLILICAQVVFFGYQLHQSRQLIKLSLTDAVHNMHLMLASEDIDFNRLPEQRAKLKYEIDDFFTRATTRIDSKQNSLFQITISDFAVFDANGELLTLHHRDQNRGIQQDRAARLGFDSTKDYFTQGVWAEIIPIAKAQALSGQLITGKRSRLINSVETGRTFQSEWALGFSQMIQPIVIRGQLQGFYGASIQVKLFGAELLKMLLFQLLLLSGVLALASWLLIRVGKIVTEDVLLLTSWTQKIVKGDLNEQLKINSQDEIQQLAENFELMRQSLSGSFNRIEQQKSNLYFEAYFNNLTGLPNRKKLYSDMAEQTPHALMVLNINQFGQINDFYSLATGDAILQEVASRLVDYAKEHHANEHQVYKTSADEFAITIANPMDEQQLMTLAERIMDEVSEHAIEIDDNELYINMIAGAALCVDNNYSRLHQQADLARRFARDRHQRFRLFTEDLLDPKAFEDNMHQSRLVAQAVQNDLVVPFVQMIKPLTGGVPKFECLMRIRLEDGHILTPAMFMQTALRSRLYPHLMQSMLEKSFALFANQPYDFSVNVTLDDIADPIRLKQLQALLRANPETCKRLTFELLESEQITNYDLVRDFIKLVKPMGCTIAIDDFGAGYSNFVHLLGLDIDIVKIDGSLIRNLDTDAKAQQLVETVVSFAKKMGILTVAEFVDSQQVLDKVIEYQIDFAQGFYLGKPQPCINSARRCRSSN from the coding sequence ATGTTCGCTTTACTGCTGTGCTTGCTACCAATTCAAACCTGGCTGATTAATCACCTCGCTTCAGATTCACTCGAGCCACACACCTTAACCGTATCCCTGCCCTTACCTGACTCAACTCTTGAGCTCAACGGCATCAGTCAGCCAACAAACATAGATAAAATATTTATCTCAGGTAACTTTTCAGATTGGTATAGCGATGACCCGTTTTATCAAATGCAACAAGTTGATGAAAATCGATGGCAATATCAGCTCGCGTTGCACCCTGGACTGGTTGAATACAAGATGGCTATATACCTAAAAGATAGCCCCGACCCAGTTTGGATAACCGACCCCAGTAACCCAGACACTGCCGAGAACCCTTGGGGCGGTATTAACTCAGTATTAAATGTGCCTGACTGGCCTAAAATTCGCATTACTACCAAGCTATTTACGCTATCTCTGCTCGGCGCGATTTTACTGTTCTTTTGTTTAGAGCCAATTCTGTATTGGCTACTGCATTTAAACATGCCGTTCCATCGCAAGTTGATGTGGGCGAACTTGTTAATTCTTATTTGTGCGCAAGTGGTGTTCTTTGGCTATCAGCTGCATCAAAGCCGCCAACTGATCAAGCTGAGCTTAACTGATGCTGTGCACAATATGCACCTGATGCTCGCCTCTGAAGACATTGACTTTAACCGCCTGCCAGAGCAACGCGCCAAATTAAAGTATGAGATAGATGACTTTTTTACCCGCGCAACCACGCGAATTGACAGCAAACAAAATAGCCTATTTCAAATCACTATTTCAGATTTTGCGGTATTTGATGCCAATGGTGAACTGCTTACGCTGCACCATAGAGATCAAAACCGTGGCATACAGCAAGACCGAGCAGCACGATTAGGGTTCGATAGTACCAAAGACTATTTTACCCAGGGTGTGTGGGCCGAGATTATTCCTATAGCTAAAGCGCAAGCTTTGTCGGGGCAGCTAATCACTGGCAAACGCTCACGATTAATCAATAGCGTAGAAACCGGCCGCACCTTTCAATCTGAATGGGCGTTAGGTTTTAGCCAAATGATCCAGCCGATTGTTATTAGAGGTCAGCTGCAAGGTTTTTACGGCGCATCAATTCAGGTGAAACTGTTCGGCGCTGAGCTACTTAAAATGCTGCTATTCCAGCTTTTATTGCTCTCTGGCGTACTCGCGCTAGCTAGTTGGCTGCTGATCCGCGTGGGTAAGATAGTCACAGAGGATGTACTACTGCTAACAAGCTGGACGCAGAAGATTGTTAAAGGCGATTTGAACGAGCAATTAAAGATTAACAGTCAAGATGAGATCCAGCAGCTGGCCGAAAACTTTGAGCTTATGCGCCAATCTCTCAGCGGCAGTTTTAACCGCATTGAACAGCAAAAATCTAACCTCTATTTTGAGGCTTACTTTAATAACCTAACCGGCTTACCTAACCGTAAAAAGCTCTACAGCGATATGGCCGAGCAAACTCCGCATGCGTTGATGGTGCTAAACATCAATCAGTTTGGGCAAATCAATGACTTTTATAGCCTGGCTACCGGTGATGCTATCTTGCAAGAGGTGGCCAGCCGTTTGGTCGATTATGCTAAAGAGCATCACGCTAATGAGCACCAGGTTTACAAAACCAGTGCAGATGAATTTGCCATTACCATTGCTAACCCAATGGACGAGCAGCAACTGATGACCTTAGCTGAGCGCATTATGGATGAAGTGAGCGAGCATGCTATTGAAATTGATGATAATGAGCTGTACATCAATATGATCGCTGGCGCTGCGCTGTGTGTCGATAACAATTATTCGCGCTTACATCAACAGGCAGACCTAGCAAGGCGTTTTGCCCGCGACCGCCACCAAAGATTTAGGTTATTCACTGAAGACCTGCTAGACCCTAAAGCTTTTGAAGACAACATGCATCAAAGCCGTTTAGTAGCACAGGCGGTGCAAAATGACTTGGTCGTACCGTTTGTGCAAATGATTAAGCCGCTTACAGGCGGCGTACCTAAATTTGAGTGTTTAATGCGTATTCGCCTTGAAGACGGGCATATTCTAACGCCAGCTATGTTTATGCAGACCGCGCTGCGTTCACGCTTGTACCCACATTTGATGCAAAGCATGCTCGAGAAGTCATTCGCATTATTTGCTAATCAACCTTACGATTTTTCGGTTAATGTCACGCTAGATGATATTGCCGACCCTATTCGCTTAAAACAGCTACAGGCACTACTAAGAGCTAACCCAGAAACCTGTAAGCGCCTGACATTTGAGCTGTTAGAGAGTGAGCAAATCACTAACTATGATCTAGTGCGTGACTTTATTAAGCTGGTGAAACCTATGGGCTGCACCATCGCCATTGACGACTTTGGCGCAGGCTATTCGAACTTTGTGCACTTACTGGGCCTAGATATCGACATAGTAAAAATTGATGGCTCGCTTATTCGTAATTTAGATACCGATGCTAAGGCGCAGCAGCTGGTAGAGACTGTGGTGAGTTTTGCTAAGAAGATGGGGATTTTAACTGTTGCTGAGTTTGTCGACTCACAACAGGTACTTGATAAAGTGATTGAGTATCAAATCGACTTTGCCCAAGGTTTTTACCTTGGTAAACCCCAGCCTTGTATTAACTCAGCTAGGCGCTGTCGCTCTAGTAACTAG
- a CDS encoding YebC/PmpR family DNA-binding transcriptional regulator gives MGRAYQNRKESMAKTAGQKTRLYSRYGKEIYVCAKQGGVDPDGNLALRSLIARAKKDQVPAHVIERAIEKARGGGGEDYDTARYEGFGPGNCMVIVDCLTDNGKRTFTEVRQAFVKNGAKLGGPGTVAHMFDHQAVFVFEGDDDEAILEMLMMADVDVTDVELEDGMISVFAPVPEFSKVRNALTEEMPNIDFKVENLSFVPQTMAEISGEDVEIFDKFIAALEDCDDVQNVYHNAEIND, from the coding sequence ATGGGCAGAGCATATCAAAACCGTAAAGAATCAATGGCTAAAACAGCCGGTCAAAAAACCCGTTTATATTCGCGCTATGGTAAAGAGATTTACGTTTGCGCTAAGCAAGGTGGTGTTGACCCTGACGGTAACCTAGCATTACGTAGCTTGATTGCTCGCGCAAAGAAAGACCAGGTGCCTGCACACGTTATTGAGCGCGCGATTGAAAAGGCTCGCGGCGGCGGTGGTGAAGATTACGACACCGCACGTTACGAAGGTTTCGGCCCAGGTAACTGTATGGTCATTGTTGACTGCTTAACCGACAACGGTAAGCGTACCTTCACTGAAGTTCGTCAAGCGTTTGTGAAAAACGGCGCTAAGTTAGGCGGCCCAGGTACAGTTGCCCACATGTTCGATCACCAGGCTGTATTCGTGTTTGAAGGTGACGACGATGAAGCAATCTTAGAAATGCTAATGATGGCTGATGTTGACGTAACAGACGTTGAGCTTGAAGACGGTATGATCAGCGTATTTGCGCCAGTACCTGAGTTTAGCAAGGTACGTAACGCGCTAACTGAAGAAATGCCAAACATCGACTTTAAAGTTGAGAATCTATCTTTCGTGCCACAAACCATGGCTGAGATCAGCGGTGAAGACGTAGAGATTTTCGATAAGTTTATCGCTGCACTTGAAGATTGCGACGACGTACAAAACGTTTACCACAACGCTGAGATTAACGACTAG
- a CDS encoding HNH endonuclease, producing the protein MPTTPATAQQQVDFIAYLQRLLVEGEFVATYKFALLHAIADICIERPITAELAAHLQQNPSSDLDPNIISIDALVEKFIELYWYHSLPYGVDDSQAIILMQNTGKQSALIRNLSEFRAQGVRSFSQLKMHPEWSSLKSATRRTLKEGPLWRLQLLAGQEECFYYAHDKKLKHIRLNSGIAYCFRRFYDLVVSLARTHWVQKVCDIPANQSVIGGLGNVSDFLFGRDRQTITAARPILTEIQHGNCFYCGKPLKENGEVDHFIPWARYPNDLAHNFVLAHSSCNNAKKDYLAAEQHKDRWFEQNIIQHKHIIDAEMSKYFVCESERSEAITTWAYQMAANSNSSLWLHGKQFESHGNSGLLLS; encoded by the coding sequence ATGCCAACTACACCAGCAACAGCTCAGCAACAGGTCGATTTTATTGCTTATCTACAACGCTTATTAGTTGAGGGCGAGTTTGTCGCAACCTACAAGTTTGCCTTACTACATGCCATTGCGGATATTTGTATTGAAAGGCCAATTACTGCAGAGCTTGCGGCTCACTTACAGCAAAACCCGAGTTCAGATTTAGATCCAAACATCATTAGCATTGATGCTCTTGTTGAGAAGTTTATTGAGCTTTACTGGTATCACTCGTTGCCGTATGGCGTTGATGACAGTCAAGCGATTATCTTGATGCAAAATACTGGTAAGCAATCAGCGCTGATCCGTAACTTGAGTGAGTTTCGCGCCCAAGGTGTCAGGTCATTTAGTCAGTTAAAAATGCATCCAGAGTGGAGTTCTCTTAAGAGTGCTACACGCAGAACTCTAAAAGAAGGTCCTTTGTGGCGTTTGCAGCTGTTAGCTGGGCAAGAAGAGTGTTTTTACTACGCCCATGACAAAAAGCTTAAACATATTCGCCTCAACTCAGGTATTGCCTATTGTTTTAGGCGTTTTTATGACTTAGTGGTATCGCTTGCGCGAACTCATTGGGTACAAAAGGTTTGTGATATTCCTGCAAACCAATCTGTGATTGGCGGCTTGGGCAATGTGTCTGACTTCTTATTCGGTCGAGATAGACAAACCATCACAGCGGCGCGACCCATCTTGACCGAGATCCAACATGGCAATTGCTTTTATTGTGGTAAACCGCTGAAAGAAAATGGAGAAGTTGACCACTTTATCCCTTGGGCACGCTACCCGAATGACCTTGCCCATAACTTTGTGCTTGCACACAGTAGCTGCAACAATGCCAAGAAAGATTACCTTGCTGCAGAGCAGCACAAAGACCGTTGGTTTGAACAAAATATCATCCAGCACAAACACATTATTGACGCTGAAATGAGTAAATACTTCGTATGCGAAAGCGAGCGTAGCGAGGCAATTACCACTTGGGCGTATCAAATGGCTGCCAATAGCAATTCTTCGTTATGGCTTCACGGTAAGCAATTTGAATCACATGGAAATAGCGGGTTACTGCTTAGT
- a CDS encoding TIGR02922 family protein, with protein sequence MSSEQVVQQVLSSTNDTGKATVTVLYYEAPVGLEMHNAVLYDLDISQSGRVIIPDDFRVNKSIIAVLDGECRILNSLGERVYSQKVVAE encoded by the coding sequence ATGAGTTCAGAACAAGTAGTACAACAAGTGCTTTCGTCAACCAATGACACTGGTAAAGCCACTGTGACCGTGCTGTATTATGAAGCGCCAGTGGGCTTAGAAATGCACAATGCTGTGCTGTACGACCTTGATATCAGCCAAAGTGGCAGGGTGATTATTCCTGATGATTTTAGGGTCAATAAATCCATTATTGCGGTACTAGATGGTGAGTGTCGCATTCTGAACTCATTGGGCGAGCGTGTATATTCGCAAAAGGTTGTAGCAGAGTAA
- a CDS encoding class I SAM-dependent methyltransferase, with protein MSTPSSQFYNQNAAELAEQYQSKSFMQVHSDWAHLLPGLFKSPDKLTKHELAVLDVGAGSGRDIGYLAAQAKIHLSESHSSQYFVAVEPAAELRRLGQANTQELSVNWLDDAMPKLTAIKALDKQFDLILLSAVWMHFEPQHRAEAMASLTSLLKPQGLLVMSLRHGQTEQELRSRAMHHVEASEVLALANNNLLSTMLVTDLNQDQLGRSHVQWQTVVLQRGA; from the coding sequence TTGTCAACGCCGAGTAGTCAGTTTTATAACCAGAATGCCGCTGAGTTAGCAGAGCAATATCAGTCTAAGTCTTTTATGCAGGTGCATAGTGACTGGGCGCATCTGTTGCCTGGCTTGTTCAAGTCACCAGACAAGCTTACGAAGCATGAGCTCGCAGTACTTGATGTTGGCGCTGGTTCAGGGCGCGATATTGGTTATTTAGCTGCTCAAGCAAAGATTCATTTATCTGAATCTCACTCATCTCAATACTTTGTGGCAGTTGAGCCTGCAGCAGAGCTGCGTAGGTTAGGGCAAGCTAACACCCAAGAGCTAAGTGTGAATTGGTTAGATGATGCAATGCCCAAGCTGACGGCAATTAAAGCACTCGATAAGCAATTTGACCTAATTTTACTCAGCGCCGTGTGGATGCATTTTGAACCACAACATCGCGCAGAGGCGATGGCGAGCCTTACAAGCTTGCTCAAACCACAAGGCTTACTGGTAATGTCTTTGCGGCATGGGCAAACTGAGCAAGAGCTTAGAAGCCGCGCTATGCACCATGTTGAAGCCAGCGAGGTGCTAGCGTTAGCTAACAACAATCTATTATCTACAATGCTTGTAACCGATCTTAATCAAGACCAGCTAGGTCGCAGCCATGTGCAATGGCAAACAGTCGTATTGCAGCGAGGTGCTTGA
- the hpf gene encoding ribosome hibernation-promoting factor, HPF/YfiA family, protein MKINLSGHHVDVTDSVKQHVDEKFAKIASHFPTLISLDVTITKEHGEFEVEVRTNYEGASVAAKGTDPVMWPAIAAANKKLDAALKHRKGQLKADKHAKPDVTAPEIAYEKVQEMNLN, encoded by the coding sequence ATGAAAATAAATCTTTCAGGACACCACGTCGACGTAACAGATTCTGTAAAACAACATGTAGACGAAAAATTTGCCAAGATTGCTAGCCATTTCCCCACTCTTATTTCACTAGATGTCACCATCACTAAAGAACATGGTGAGTTTGAAGTTGAAGTTCGTACCAACTATGAAGGTGCGAGCGTTGCGGCTAAAGGTACAGATCCTGTTATGTGGCCAGCTATTGCGGCAGCAAACAAAAAACTAGACGCGGCACTAAAACATCGTAAAGGCCAACTTAAAGCAGACAAGCATGCAAAGCCTGATGTAACAGCCCCTGAAATTGCGTACGAAAAAGTACAAGAAATGAACCTGAACTAA